From a single Oncorhynchus tshawytscha isolate Ot180627B linkage group LG33, Otsh_v2.0, whole genome shotgun sequence genomic region:
- the LOC112230620 gene encoding kinesin-related protein 6: MDIIGPAFMAAIGVPVIVPPASLSMRVAGSLFEDILVSCFCACCSWCQMAREIKEHKKGCTFTTTQPVSIQVQPPTMTTSNVSYTTNQQSYTMTSPQSPNQQGYVITGPQSPNQQSYVMTGPQSPHQQGYVITGPQPPNQQSYVMTGPQSPNQQGYIMTGPQSPHQQGYVMTYPQSSSGVEMPPDMMAGPPDMVGVVI; this comes from the exons ATGGACATCATAGGCCCTGCATTCATGGCTGCTATTGGGGTGCCCGTCATTGTGCCACCTGCAAGTCTGTCCATGCGGGTTGCT GGAAGCCTCTTTGAGGACATCTTGGTGTCCTGCTTCTGTGCCTGTTGCTCATGGTGTCAGATGGCCAGGGAGATCAAAGAGCACAAGAAGGGCTGCACTTTCACAACCACCCAGCCTGTGTCCATCCAAGTGCAGCCTCCTACCATGACCACTTCAAATGTGTCCTACACAACCAATCAACAGAGCTACACCATGACCAGCCCACAGTCCCCCAACCAACAGGGCTACGTCATAACCGGCCCACAGTCCCCCAACCAACAGAGCTACGTAATGACCGGCCCACAGTCCCCACACCAACAGGGCTACGTCATAACCGGCCCACAGCCCCCCAACCAACAGAGCTACGTCATGACCGGCCCTCAGTCCCCCAATCAACAGGGCTATATCATGACCGGCCCACAGTCCCCACACCAACAGGGCTATGTCATGACCTACCCACAGTCCTCCAGCGGGGTTGAGATGCCCCCTGATATGATGGCAGGGCCCCCTGACATGGTCGGAGTGGTCATATGA